One Aphidius gifuensis isolate YNYX2018 linkage group LG5, ASM1490517v1, whole genome shotgun sequence genomic region harbors:
- the LOC122856986 gene encoding disco-interacting protein 2 isoform X10 yields the protein MADFNIDINKLPEDVREKIAELELELSEGDITQKGYEKKKARILQQYASKHIEVRQEAVQQALAAMQTRPKPSLPMPSKRTSVMARSPERERQESGESSSDEDSVVTEESPGTGGPTGTGLSDTSSTGSARDTPPPPRPPARRPPPADITDIAEYTPHAYCNIQPPDVTHTTTQSRRPGADRVNRYHVVDENNTGTTGRWKVSAKIQQLLNTLKRPKKRPLPEFYEDDDIELEIAANPKDPNAPKPEGGIMTSAIGEQLSVPSGLPRSLEAAIQRYGSATYKAPAATVLDPNGKLFVTLTYGKLLSRSYKIAYTLLNRALTRTVGECCLKPGDRIALVYPNNDPISFMCAFYGCLQAGIVPVPIEVPLTRRDAGSQQIGFLLGSCGVQVALTSEACLKGLPKTTAGDVVAFKGWPKLHWFVTEHLGKIPKDWMPQPRLTDETPAYIEYSTDKDGSVMGVTVTRSAMLANCRSLTMACGYTEGENAVCVLDFKREVGLWHSTLTSILNGMHVIFIPYALMKVNPASWMQMITKHRASVAVVKSRDLHWGLLATKDHKDISLASLRLLLVADGANPWSLSSCDQFLSVFQPKGLRPDAVCPCASSSEALTVSVRRPGRAGVNATGRGVLSMSGLSYGVVRVDQENSLTSLTLQDCGQVMPGSVVVVVKMEGQPLICKTDEVGEICVNSTATGSQYWGLQGLTNNTFKVIPQQSDGTPIAGTGDTEYVRSGLLGFLGPGNLIFVCGSRDGLMTVTGRKHNADDIIATVLAVEPMKFIYRGRIAVFSVRVLRDERICVVAEQRPDCSEEESFQWMSRVLQAVDSIHAVGIYCLALVPPNYLPKTPLGGIHLSETKRRFLEGALHPANVLLCPHTCVTNLPKPREIHSAGDSVSDVGPASVMVGNIVQGNRLASAQGRDLGVLDEDSDNAKKYQFISEILRWRAMSTSDHVIFTLLNAKGVVTTSLSCSQLHKKAEKIGNLLLDKGRINTGDHVALLFPPGTDLICAFYGCLYVGAVPVTIRPPHPQNLQTTLPTVRMIVDVSKSVLVLTNQNMVRLLKSKEANNVVEIKSWPTILDMDDMPKKKLPVMYRAPTAEMLAYLDFSVSTTGMLAGIKMSHAAVTSLCRAMKLACELYPSRHIALCLDPYSGLGFALWCLSSIYSGHHSILIPPSEVEANPALWLSAVSQSRVRDTFCSYGVMELCTKGLGSSVHTLKTRGVSLACVRTCVVVAEERPRIALTTSFSKLFSALGLSPRAVSTSFGCRVNTAICLQGASSPEPSTVYVDLRALRNDRVSLVERGSPHSLCLMESGKLLPGVKVIIANPETKGQCGDSHLGEIWVQSSHNASGYFTIYGDESDYADHFNARLVTGNTGEVYARTGYLGFLRRTECVQQSAVGGDQLIPGAPPITTDNISISDLDISAPGDAELHDAVFVVGALDEAILLRGMKYHPIDIENSVMRCHKKIAECAVFTWTNLLVVVVELNGSESEALDLVALVTSAVLEEHHLVVGVVVVVDPGVVPINSRGEKQRQHLRDGFLADQLDPIYVAYNM from the exons aaGTACGACAAGAGGCTGTACAACAGGCTCTTGCTGCAATGCAAACAAGACCAAAACCATCATTACCAATGCCATCAAAAAGAACATCAGTTATGGCAAGAAGTCCAGAACGTGAACGTCAAGAAAGTGGTGAATCAAGTAGTGATGAAGATAGTGTTGTTACAGAAGAATCACCAGGTACTGGTGGACCAACTGGTACTGGTTTATCTGATACAAGTAGTACTGGTTCAGCTCGTGatacaccaccaccaccaagacCACCAGCAAGAAGGCCACCACCAGCTGATATAACTGATATTGCTGAATATACACCACATGCATATTGTAATATTCAACCACCTGATGTAACACATACAACAACACAATCAAGAAGGCCAGGTGCTGATAGAGTTAATCGTTATcatgttgttgatgaaaataatactgGTACAACTGGACGTTGGAAAGTATCAGCTAAAATACAACAACTTTTAAATACACTTAAAAGACCAAAAAAACGTCCATTACCAGAATTttatgaagatgatgatattgaattaGAAATTGCTGCAAATCCAAAAGATCCAAATGCACCAAAACCAGAAGGTGGTATTATGACATCAGCAATTGGTGAACAGTTATCAGTACCATCAGGTTTACCAAGATCATTAGAAGCAGCAATACAAAGGTATGGCTCAGCAACATATAAAGCACCAGCAGCTACAGTACTTGATCcaaatggtaaattatttgtaactttaacatatggaaaattattaagtCGTTCATATAAAATAGCATATACATTATTAAATCGTGCATTAACAAGAACAGTTGGTGAATGTTGTTTAAAACCAGGTGATAGAATAGCACTTGTTTATCCAAATAATGATCCAATAAGTTTTATGTGTGCATTTTATGGTTGTTTACAAGCTGGTATTGTACCAGTACCAATTGAAGTACCATTAACACGTAGAGATGCTGGTTCACAACAAATTGGTTTTCTTCTTGGTAGTTGTGGTGTACAAGTTGCATTAACAAGTGAAGCATGTTTAAAAGGTTTACCAAAAACAACAGCTGGTGATGTTGTTGCATTTAAAGGTTGGCCAAAATTACATTGGTTTGTAACTGAACATCTTGGTAAAATACCAAAAGATTGGATGCCACAACCACGTTTAACTGATGAAACACCAGCATATATTGAATATTCAACAGATAAAGATGGCTCAGTTATGGGTGTTACTGTAACAAGATCAGCAATGTTAGCAAATTGTCGTTCATTAACAATGGCATGTGGTTATACAGAAGGTGAAAATGCTGTATGTGTACTTGATTTTAAACGTGAAGTTGGTCTTTGGCATAGTACATTGACAAGTATATTAAATGGTATGCATGTTATATTTATACCATATGCACTTATGAAAGTTAATCCAGCAAGTTGGATGCAAATGATAACAAAACATCGTGCAAGTGTTGCTGTTGTTAAATCACGTGATCTTCATTGGGGTTTATTAGCAACAAAAGATCATAAAGATATATCATTAGCATCATTGCGATTATTATTAGTTGCTGATGGTGCTAATCCATGGTCATTATCATCTTGTGATCaatttttatcagtatttCAACCAAAAGGATTACGTCCAGATGCTGTATGTCCATGTGCATCATCAAGTGAAGCTTTAACTGTATCAGTACGTAGACCAGGACGTGCTGGTGTTAATGCAACTGGTCGTGGTGTATTATCAATGTCTGGTTTAAGTTATGGTGTTGTACGTGTTGATCAAGAAAATTCATTAACATCATTAACATTACAAGATTGTGGACAAGTTATGCCTGgtagtgttgttgttgttgttaaaatgGAAGGACAACcattaatttgtaaaactgATGAAGTTGGTGAAATATGTGTTAATAGTACAGCAACTGGTAGTCAATATTGGGGATTACAgggtttaacaaataatacatttaaagtTATACCACAACAATCTGATGGTACACCAATTGCTGGTACTGGTGATACTGAATATGTTAGATCTGGTCTATTAGGATTTCTTGGACctggtaatttaatatttgtatgtgGCTCAAGAGATGGACTAATGACTGTTACTGGAAGAAAACATAAtgctgatgatattattgCTACTGTATTGGCTGTTGAaccaatgaaatttatttatcgtggAAGAATTGCTGTATTTAGTGTTAGAGTTTTGAGAGATGAAAGAATTTGTGTTGTTGCTGAGCAACGACCAGATTGTAGTGAAGAAgag AGTTTTCAATGGATGTCTCGTGTTTTACAAGCAGTTGATTCAATTCATGCTGTTGGAATATATTGTCTTGCTTTGGTACCACCAAATTATTTACCAAAGACTCCTTTGGGTGGTATACATCTTTCAGAAACAAAAAGACGTTTTCTTGAGGGTGCACTACATCCAGCAAATGTTTTACTTTGTCCACATACATGTGTCACAAATTTGCCAAAACCACGTGAAATTCATTCTG CGGGGGATTCTGTTTCAGATGTTGGACCAGCAAGTGTAATGGTTGGAAATATTGTCCAGGGTAATCGTCTAGCATCAGCACAAGGCAGAGATTTAGGTGTTCTTGATGAGGACAGTGATAATGCCAAGAAG TATCAATTTATATCGGAAATATTAAGATGGCGAGCTATGAGTACGTCAGATCATGTTATATTTACGCTGTTAAATGCAAAAGGAGTAGTAACAACATCCCTATCATGCTCTCAATTACATAAAAAAGctgaaaaaattggaaatttaCTTCTTGATAAAGGAAGAATAAATACTGGTGATCATGttgcattattatttccaCCTGGTACTGATTTAATATGTGCATTTTATGGTTGTCTTTATGTTGGTGCTGTACCAGTTACAATACGTCCACCACAtccacaaaatttacaaacaacaCTACCAACAGTTAGAATGATTGTTGATGTTAGTAAATCTGTTCTTGTATTGACAAATCAAAATATGGttagattattaaaaagtaaagaagcaaataatgttgttgaaataaaaagttgGCCAACAATACTTGATATGGATgatatgccaaaaaaaaaattaccagttaTGTATCGTGCACCAACAGCTGAAATGCTTGCATATCTTGATTTTAGTGTATCAACAACTGGTATGTTAGCTGGTATTAAAATGTCACATGCTGCTGTAACATCATTATGTCGTGCAATGAAATTAGCATGTGAATTATATCCATCAAGACATATTGCTTTATGTCTTGATCCTTATTCTGGTCTTGGTTTTGCATTATGGTGTTTAAGTAGTATTTACAGTGGTCatcattcaatattaataCCACCATCTGAAGTTGAAGCAAATCCAGCATTATGGTTATCAGCTGTTAGTCAATCACGTGTACGTGATACATTTTGTTCATATGGTGTTATGGAATTATGTACAAAAGGACTTGGTTCATCAGTACATACATTAAAAACACGTGGTGTTAGTTTAGCATGTGTACGTACatgtgttgttgttgctgaagAAAGACCAAGAATAGCATTAACAACAAgttttagtaaattattttcagcaCTTGGTTTAAGTCCACGTGCTGTATCAACATCATTTGGTTGTCGTGTTAATACAGCAATATGTTTACAAGGTGCATCAAGCCCTGAGCCATCAACTGTTTATGTTGATTTACGTGCATTAAGAAATGATCGTGTTTCATTAGTTGAAAGAGGTAGTCCACATTCATTATGTTTAATGGAATCTGGTAAATTATTACCTGGTGTTAAAGTTATCATAGCTAATCCAGAAACAAAAGGACAATGTGGTGATTCACATTTAGGTGAAATATGGGTACAATCATCACATAATGCAAGTggttattttacaatatacgGTGATGAAAGTGATTATGCTGATCATTTTAATGCAAGACTTGTTACTGGTAATACTGGTGAAGTTTATGCTAGAACTGGTTATCTTGGATTTTTAAGACGTACTGAATGTGTACAACAATCAGCTGTTGGTGGTGATCAACTGATACCTGGTGCACCACCAATAACAACtgataatatatcaatatctGATCTTGATATATCAGCACCAGGTGATGCTGAATTACATGATGCTGTATTTGTTGTTGGAGCACTTGATGAAGCTATTTTATTAAGAGGCATGAAATATCATCCAATTGACATTGAAAATAGTGTCATGAgatgtcataaaaaaattgctgaatg tGCTGTATTTACGTGGACCAATTTACTTGTTGTCGTTGTTGAATTAAATGGAAGTGAAAGTGAAGCATTGGATCTTGTTGCACTTGTAACAAGTGCTGTTCTTGAAGAACATCAtcttgttgttggtgttgttgttgttgttgatccaGGTGTTGTACCAATTAATTCACGAGGTGAAAAACAACGTCAACATTTACGTGATGGTTTTCTTGCTGATCAATTAGATCCAATCTACGTGGCATATAATATGTGA